The Porphyromonadaceae bacterium W3.11 genome segment CTCAGGACGGCCAGGACGGCGAAGAGCTATACCCTTATTCCATTCCTCAATCATCTTAGGATCCAGCACATCTGTCATATCGGTCTGAATAAATCCAGGAGCAACAGCATTTATGCGAACGCCTCTAGAACCCAGCTCCTTAGCTGTCGCTTTAGTAAAGCCTATGATACCAGCCTTGGAAGCAGCATAATTGGACTGTCCTGCATTGCCAGTGACCCCAACCACACTACTGATATTAATAATGGAGCCTTGACGGGCTTTCATCATCGGCATCGTTACCGCTTTAGTAAGATTAAAGACGGACTTAAGATTCACCCTTATGACTTCATCCCATTGCTCTTCGCTCATACGCATGAGGAGACCATCCTTAGTGATACCTGCATTATTAACCAAGATATCTATCTGACCAAACTCCTTCATTACATCCGTAACCAGCTCTTCTGATGTAGCATAATCTGCAGCATCAGCAGCGTAAGCCTTGGACTTAACCCCTAGTTCTGTCAATTCTGCCTCTAGCGATCTAGTATTTTCATTAATAGAGCGACCCGTAAAGGCTATAGCTGCCCCATGCTTTGCCAGCTCTATTGCTATGGCTCTTCCGATACCTCTACTACCTCCTGTCACTATGGCGACTTTGCCCTCTAACATCTTCATCTTCGTATGTTACTTCTATTCGTTTTACTTCTTTATCCCCTCCAATATCAAACTTTTGACGACCCTAAATGTCTTCACCAACGCTAAGTCATCCTTCCCTAATTGACCTCTGATGTATGGGACCTCCAAACCCTTAAGGCAAGCATGAATCAGCATAGTGGTACGCTTAACATCCAACTGTCTAAAGGAGCCATCCTCTATACCATCATTGAGCATCTTCATAATCAATTGACGCTCCAATACATCAAAACGCAGACGCGACCTTTCTACTGTAGCTATGTTATAAAAAAACTCCGCATCAAGCGTCCCATTACGCTGAACCACTTCTCCAACCGATTTCTGTCTTTGTGCAATGAACAGCATAAGCTTCTTAGACGCGTTCATTGGCTCATATACAAAGGTGCGTAACTCTTGGTATAGCTGCTCTAACTCCCCTTTGATAACAGCTAAATAGACATCTGACTTCGTTCCGAAGTAATTGTATAGCGTACGACGACCCTTGCCAGCCGCCTTCGCGATAGCATTCATCGTAGTCGCATGATAGCCCTGCTCTGCAAAGAGTCTGCGAGCATGAAAAATAAATAGCTGTCTAGTCTTGTCCGTTGCCATTAATTAGCCCCTACTATTGAAGAATCAAAAAAAAACAACTTACTTCTCCCGAATGAATATATTAATCGGAGTACCCGTAAAGTCCCAATGTGCACGAATCTGATTCTCTAAAAATCTCTTATACGGCTCCCTTATCCACTGTGGCAGGTTGCAGAAGAAAACAAAGCTAGGAACCTGCACCTTAGGAAGCATCGTAATGTACTTAATCTTAATATATTTACCCTTAATAGATGGCGGTGGAGTCTTCTCTATGATAGGCAGAAGGACTCTATTTAACTCACCTGTAGAGATCCGCTTCTTCCTCTTCTCAAAAATATCTCTCGCATAATCTAGCACCTTGAGTATACGCTGCTTCTCAGTAGCTGAGATAAAGATAATCGGAAAATCAGTAAACGGAGCTAGACGCTCTCTGATGGCATTAGAATACCCATCGATTACTTTTTGAGTCTTATCTTCGATAAGGTCCCATTTATTAACACAGACAACCAACCCCTTACTATTCTTCTGGATAATAGAGAAGATGTTCATGTCCTGTCCTTCGATTCCTTTTGTCGCGTCAAGCATCAGCACGCAGACATCACTATTCTCAATGGCACGAATACTCCTCAGCACAGAGTAATACTCTAGGTTCTCATTGACCTTACCTCGCTTACGGATACCAGCAGTATCCACAAGACTGAACTCATGACCAAACTTATTATAGTGTGTGTAAATGGAATCCCTTGTAGTCCCAGCAATATCCGTTACAATGTGTCTATCTTCTCCTAAAAAGGCATTGATAAGAGAGGACTTACCTGCATTCGGACGCCCCACGACAGAGATCCTAGGGATAATCATCTCCTCTGCAGTACGCTCATCCTCCTCTGGTAATTTCTCTATTATGAGATCCATCAAATCTCCAGTACCAGAGCCATTGATCGCCGAGATTGGGATAGGGTCACCAAGACCTAACTTATAAAACTCTGCTGCATATGGCTCCAGATTAAAGTTGTCACACTTATTAGCGACAAGGATCACCGGCTTATCAGCCTTACGTAGCTTCAGCCCGACAGCTTCATCAAGCTCCCCAAGTCCTGCCTGAATATCTACCATAAATAGGATTAGATCCGACTCCTCAATGGCGATCTGCACCTGCTTATTTATCTCGTCCTCGAATATATCATCCGATCTATCGACCCACCCGCCAGTATCTACGACACTGAAGGTACGTCCTCCCCACTCACTCGAACCATATTGACGATCGCGAGTCGTTCCTGGCTCTTCTGTTACAATCGCTGTACGGCTCTTTGTCAACCGGTTGAATAGCGATGATTTTCCTACATTTGGTTGGCCCACGATGGCCACAAGGCTGTTTACTGCCATAATATTATAATTTTCTCTCCCTTAAATTTCTTAATCTAGCTTATAACCAAAGTTCTTCAGCAAAGCATCTTTATTTCTCCACTCTTTCTCCACTTTCACAAAGAGCTGGAGGTAAATCTTCTTCTCGAAGAATCTCTCCAAGTCATGCCTTGCCATAGTCCCCAGTTTCTTTATTGCAGCTCCACGAGCTCCTATTATGATACCCTTCTGCGACTCCCTTTCGACTATAATAGTGGCACTTATCCTCAAGAGGTTGTCAGTATCCTTAAACTCCTCGACTACCACCTCAGTAGAGTATGGGACCTCTTGCTGATAGTACAGAAAGATTTTCTCTCTGATAATCTCCGACACGAAAAAGCGAGCTGGTCTATCCGTAAAGGCATCGGCCTCAAAGAAAGGTGGATTTTCAGGTAATAGTTCTTCGACTCTTTTCTCAATATATCCTACTCCTGCTTTATGCAAAGCAGCTACAGGCAATACCTCTAGGGCATTCGGAAGAAGCTCCTCCCAATATGAGACTAACTCTGTCAGCTTTTCTGGTGTACTCAGATCACTCTTATTGATCAACACCAATACTGGGATATCAAGGGCTCTGACCCCTTCCACAAAAGCGGTGTTTTTTTCTGGATTCTCTATCACATCTGTGACATACAATAGAATATCCGCATCTTTCAAGGCACTCTTAGAGAAGTTCAACATATGCTCCTGCATCTTATAAGCAGGCTGCACCACTCCTGGAGTATCACTATATACGATTTGCAGATCAGGACGATTGACAATCCCAATAATTCGATGGCGAGTGGTCTGAGCCTTATTAGTAATGATACTAATCTTATCTCCTACCAATTGATTCATTAGGGTTGACTTTCCCACATTGGGATTTCCCACCAGATTTACAAAACCACTTTTATACATACTTCTCTATTCAAAAATTTAGATAGCCCATTTAATCCAAATGGATCCCCACGTAAATCCGGCACCAAAAGCAGTAAGGATAAGATTGTCCCCCTTCTTGAGCCTATCCCTCCACTCCCATAAGCAAAGCGGAATAGTAGCCGAACTAGTATTACCATACTTATTAATATTAACCATCACCTTAGAGGGATCCAAGTTCATCCGACGAGCAGTAGCCTTAATGATGCGAAGGTTAGCCTGATGAGGAACCACCCATGCAATATCATCTTGGGTAAGTCCATTCCTCTCCATAATCTCTACAGCACTATCGCCCATGTGCGTCACAGCAGCCTTGAACACCTTCTGACCATCTTGATAGATATAGTGTTCGCGAGCATCCACAGTCTCATGCGACGCAGGGACAGCCGAACCTCCGGCCTTTAGGATCAGACTCTCACTTCCGCTATTGTCATTGTGAAGAACAACATCAAGGATACCATACCTCTCAGAAGTTGGCTCAAGCAACACACAGCCACCAGCATCACCAAAGAGCGGATAAGTTGAGCGATTCTCAGTGTCCGTAATAGAACTCATTTTCTCAGCAGAGATCAAGAGCACTTTCTTATAAAGACCACTCTCCACAAAACCTCTCGCAATTTGCAACCCATACAAAAAGCCTGGGCATGCTCCTTGGAAATCAAAGCAAGGCACCCCTACTGGCACCCCTACTGCCTTTGCAATAAGAGACGCAGTTGTGGGAAAATGGTAATCTGGTGTATTTGATGAGCAGATAACAATATCAATCTCATCTGGCGATACATTATAATTCTGAAGCATAGCCTCCACCGCTTTTATACCAAGGTAGCTAGACCCCGCCCCAGGGATATCAAGGATGCGTCGTTCCTTTATACCCACTCTAGTGGTGATCCATTCATCAGAGGTATCCAACTTATTTGCTATATATTCATTAGTCAGAACTTTATCTGGCACATACCCTCCTACGGCTGTTATTGCAGCATACTTCTTATCCATTATTACAACTTTTTATAGAGCCTCAAACCATCAATAATATCAATATCATCATGATGTGAGCCACGTGTAAAACCTATTTATTTATTAGCAAATATACAAAAATAGAATGGAGTGTGCAATCACTTACCTTAATATCAAATCCCCTCCCCGATCCCGACCTAACACTATAGGTAAGAATGGCACACAGCACTCGCCAAATGGTTTTTTCACTCCGATTCCAACTCAGTTTTACTCAAAGTAAACCCATTCGAGAGCACTCTATTATTGTAGTCTTGGACGATAGCCTCCATGATATGAGTGTACTTTGCCCGAATTGCCTGTGAAGGCTCCACATCCTTACCTGGCTCGGTCTGCAGATATGGAGCTGGCTTAGAAGTCCTCACATTTCCATCCACATCAATCTCGATAGTTACATCTTTGTGAAAGAGAATATAATTATCGAATAAGAAATTAAGTGCATAATGCTCCTCTTGTGGATTCAGCATATTATGCCCGTAACTCAGAATCGGCGTATCATCACCTAATAGATACATCAATGTAGGATAGATATCAGCCTGCTGAACAACATAATCAAAGATCTCTCCCTTTAACTGACCCCGTGGGTCATAAAATATAATAGGGATGACAGAATGCCCTTGCACACAATCGTAATCTGGATGATCCGTCAGATTGGTATGATCAGCCACTAATACAAAGAGGGTATCATCATACCATGGCTTATCCTTGATGCTTTCAAAGAACTGCCCTATGGCATAATCCGCGTATTGTACAGTCGCATGTATTGGGAGTGACCCTCCTTTGAATCGCTCTTCAAATCCACTAGGCAAGTTAAAGGGTGCATGATTGGTCGCTGAGAAAAAGATGCTCAAGAAAGGTGACTTCAGGTGATCCATATCCTTTGCTACGCCTTGCAAAAATGGAGCGTCATATATAGCCCACTTTCCATCGTAGTCTGAAGGATTATTATACTCCCTATAAGTGTATTGCTTCTCCATTCCAAAGCGTTCCAAAAAACTCATAAATCCTAATGCATACGGCTTATCCCCATGATAGAAGGACATATCGTACTGATGAGCTTTCATCGACTTTGGCATACCTGTAGAGATACTATTAAAATGCTGATAATGCACCATTTGCCAATTATCTTCATTAAAAGTTCCCCCAAAAGTTGGCAGAGAGCAGAACACAGCAGGGAAAGACTCTACGGAACGTTTACCATTGGCATACCCATACTTCGCATACAAACTTTTCTGAAGCAGTGAATCTAAGAAGGGGGTATAGCTTACAAAGCCTTTGATTTCTTTATTCAAACCTCCTATAAACTCCCTAGCCATACTTTCCATGAGAATAATCATCACGTTACGCCCCTTGAACGACCCATATAGGCTATCATTTTCTGAGAGCGGAGCTGCCTGATACTTTGGCACAAAGAAGGAGGAAAGGTCTTGATCTGATAAAAAATGATACTTCCTATACTTAAGCTTACCCTTAACCGAAAGCGAATATGGAGTATTAATAACTATAGGACGATGCTTATAATTACTAGTGTACTTCTCTACAATAGCCTCATCAAGGGGGTGCTCACCGAAATAGATAGTTCCCCTCATAGCTATTATGGTCACAAGGATGGTCACAAGTGTCAGCACCACCGTCTTCCGTCGGGGCTCTTCTTCTCTACGC includes the following:
- the fabG gene encoding 3-oxoacyl-[acyl-carrier-protein] reductase; translation: MKMLEGKVAIVTGGSRGIGRAIAIELAKHGAAIAFTGRSINENTRSLEAELTELGVKSKAYAADAADYATSEELVTDVMKEFGQIDILVNNAGITKDGLLMRMSEEQWDEVIRVNLKSVFNLTKAVTMPMMKARQGSIINISSVVGVTGNAGQSNYAASKAGIIGFTKATAKELGSRGVRINAVAPGFIQTDMTDVLDPKMIEEWNKGIALRRPGRPEEVAQAVTFFSSDAASYITGQVLNVCGGMVM
- a CDS encoding helix-turn-helix domain-containing protein — translated: MATDKTRQLFIFHARRLFAEQGYHATTMNAIAKAAGKGRRTLYNYFGTKSDVYLAVIKGELEQLYQELRTFVYEPMNASKKLMLFIAQRQKSVGEVVQRNGTLDAEFFYNIATVERSRLRFDVLERQLIMKMLNDGIEDGSFRQLDVKRTTMLIHACLKGLEVPYIRGQLGKDDLALVKTFRVVKSLILEGIKK
- the der gene encoding ribosome biogenesis GTPase Der; translated protein: MAVNSLVAIVGQPNVGKSSLFNRLTKSRTAIVTEEPGTTRDRQYGSSEWGGRTFSVVDTGGWVDRSDDIFEDEINKQVQIAIEESDLILFMVDIQAGLGELDEAVGLKLRKADKPVILVANKCDNFNLEPYAAEFYKLGLGDPIPISAINGSGTGDLMDLIIEKLPEEDERTAEEMIIPRISVVGRPNAGKSSLINAFLGEDRHIVTDIAGTTRDSIYTHYNKFGHEFSLVDTAGIRKRGKVNENLEYYSVLRSIRAIENSDVCVLMLDATKGIEGQDMNIFSIIQKNSKGLVVCVNKWDLIEDKTQKVIDGYSNAIRERLAPFTDFPIIFISATEKQRILKVLDYARDIFEKRKKRISTGELNRVLLPIIEKTPPPSIKGKYIKIKYITMLPKVQVPSFVFFCNLPQWIREPYKRFLENQIRAHWDFTGTPINIFIREK
- the era gene encoding GTPase Era — encoded protein: MYKSGFVNLVGNPNVGKSTLMNQLVGDKISIITNKAQTTRHRIIGIVNRPDLQIVYSDTPGVVQPAYKMQEHMLNFSKSALKDADILLYVTDVIENPEKNTAFVEGVRALDIPVLVLINKSDLSTPEKLTELVSYWEELLPNALEVLPVAALHKAGVGYIEKRVEELLPENPPFFEADAFTDRPARFFVSEIIREKIFLYYQQEVPYSTEVVVEEFKDTDNLLRISATIIVERESQKGIIIGARGAAIKKLGTMARHDLERFFEKKIYLQLFVKVEKEWRNKDALLKNFGYKLD
- a CDS encoding beta-ketoacyl-ACP synthase III — protein: MDKKYAAITAVGGYVPDKVLTNEYIANKLDTSDEWITTRVGIKERRILDIPGAGSSYLGIKAVEAMLQNYNVSPDEIDIVICSSNTPDYHFPTTASLIAKAVGVPVGVPCFDFQGACPGFLYGLQIARGFVESGLYKKVLLISAEKMSSITDTENRSTYPLFGDAGGCVLLEPTSERYGILDVVLHNDNSGSESLILKAGGSAVPASHETVDAREHYIYQDGQKVFKAAVTHMGDSAVEIMERNGLTQDDIAWVVPHQANLRIIKATARRMNLDPSKVMVNINKYGNTSSATIPLCLWEWRDRLKKGDNLILTAFGAGFTWGSIWIKWAI
- a CDS encoding LTA synthase family protein; its protein translation is MKHRIELKSRWALVSWHIFLAALLMTLCRIVYYGYNYSYFSDIEFGELLRILVGGVRFDLAMIGYGLIGYLLLTIVGAYVPRDIESKRWYRGLKSLFYLVPMTFYLLINISDVGYYPYVLRRATSEIFSEFKGKSMAGFYKEFIVDYWQLTIVFILLFAILMAGYFMFYYKRREEEPRRKTVVLTLVTILVTIIAMRGTIYFGEHPLDEAIVEKYTSNYKHRPIVINTPYSLSVKGKLKYRKYHFLSDQDLSSFFVPKYQAAPLSENDSLYGSFKGRNVMIILMESMAREFIGGLNKEIKGFVSYTPFLDSLLQKSLYAKYGYANGKRSVESFPAVFCSLPTFGGTFNEDNWQMVHYQHFNSISTGMPKSMKAHQYDMSFYHGDKPYALGFMSFLERFGMEKQYTYREYNNPSDYDGKWAIYDAPFLQGVAKDMDHLKSPFLSIFFSATNHAPFNLPSGFEERFKGGSLPIHATVQYADYAIGQFFESIKDKPWYDDTLFVLVADHTNLTDHPDYDCVQGHSVIPIIFYDPRGQLKGEIFDYVVQQADIYPTLMYLLGDDTPILSYGHNMLNPQEEHYALNFLFDNYILFHKDVTIEIDVDGNVRTSKPAPYLQTEPGKDVEPSQAIRAKYTHIMEAIVQDYNNRVLSNGFTLSKTELESE